The DNA sequence CACTAATATCGCCCCACCACTTCGCTCTCGGTGCTGAGTTATCAACCCATACAATACCTGTAAATGAAGTTATGATTAATTATGATTACCGGCCCCTTCATGACACCACTCACAGTTGACAATGTGCACGATGTTCAGTAAGGTCATCCAGAAGATCATAGACAACGTGGCAATGTTACCTGTACGCAGATGCCATGGTAACGGGTAAAGAGCCAGGACTAAAGCGATGACAGATGGGACGAGGTACTCAGGATGAGCGAATGCCATTATGGTTTTGTCAACTGAACTTGTAACGGTCTTCTCGCTTGTTTATTACTGATTTTGACCGAAATCGGAAGCCTTATGAATGAGAATGCTGTAGAAAGACAATGAAAAAGGATATAGAGAGGTCAAGCCCCTTAAATATCTTTCTCAGATCGCAATCAAAGCTTGCTtagagagatggaaggatgccttgaaggatgatgatccCTTCGTGATTTCATGGTCTTTTGCCCATCAACAATCAATCAGACGAGAGGCAGATTGAAGGTTCTTGGAGCCTCTCTGCCTAgcctttcctcttcgggagaagggaaaagaaaagagctAGAAGCTGACCTCTTTCCGGTGTATGTTTTTGTTTGTGTAGACTGACTTGTCTTAAAAGTAATTTACGAAAGGCGATCAGCGATTAATCACTCGGCATTATTCGATTACGTATGAAAGATGGAATGCCGAGGGTCTGGGGATGTGGTCGAGATGAGGGCGCAGAGTAAGGTCTGGCTCTTGAAAAGGCACAATTTGTACTGTCGGTACGAAGCCAAACAGGTACGTATTGAATGTCTTGTGTGAAGCAGATTGGGGTCCAATGTGTCCAGACTGGGAAAGATTTGGGAGAGAGCACACGACGAGTATGTTTACATACAGCTGATAAAGGTGTACACACAGGCGGTTGATCAGGTCATGTGTGTATTTTCCCAGCACTATGATTGTGTGTTGAATCGATGCACGCGAAATATGGAATGAAGTGTGGAACCAGCTGATCTTGGGATCCGAAGGCTGCCAGCACTTGGTAAACGTTTCTTTCTACGCCTTCTGGACGCCTTTGTTGTTTGTAAATGGGCTGCATGACGTTGATGGTGAACAAACCGAGACAACTCCGACCGGATGCAAAAGACCAGAAGCATCGAATGAGTGAGGAGAAGTCCAGTTTCCGAATGGTGGCTGTGATGCGGCAAAGTGTGCGGTTGCATCAGCATAGTTCAAGGCTTAAGTCAtcagcggaagaagagaacgGATATAAGACGAGATGGACGATCAAGCATTGTGCCGGCGCAGATTCTCCTCAGGCCGCAGCCAAACTGGCCATCTTTCAGCAATGGCTGCTGCATTTGCTGAGGGTAAATAGGAGAGTTGAGTAGAAGCTGATATGTGCAGCCTGCCGTATACTAGAATGCGGCAGACGGTAGCATGCTACAatgagagggaagagaccGCTGAGTGCCGATCGGGAAATAAGGCTTTAATTGATGAGACCGAATGCGATGAATGTTGAGGAAAGAACAATCGACGAAGAATCGACTTTTGACCCGAAACATCCGTGCGGCGCTTGGCTTGTTCCTGATTCCTTCGCCTTACGTAGCGACGGACCATCAGATTCCCTCGTCTGTCCTTCTTTATCCGTCCTTCCTCATTAGACTTTTAACTCTTGGCTCTTGAATCATGGCCTTATTGCCCACACCCATCAACCtcgtctccatctcctgctTCGCCGTCAAACCATGGACGCGAGAAAAAGGACTTGGGACATGATCCGGATCCGAATCAACGAGTAGAAATCAAAGGTCAGAAGATGATCTACTTGATACCCCTCTTTGGTGCCATCAATCAGCAGACGCTCAAAGGCCGGCGTGAACTGGATTTATGTACGCCCAGGAGAGTGGTAACCTATAGAATGTGCTTCATCCGAAATGACAACAAGTTTTGAAGTCATGAATGGACAAGATGAAAGGGGTTGGCACCAGTACATGACTACTATGTAGCACAAAGCATgtgaaaggaaaggatgcTAAGGGCTTTGGGATGGATCATTTTTTCAATTGAGCCGCTGCTGATCGCTTCCGGAATGGTGGTACGACAGTAATTGTAATGTACATATCCTCTGGAATGATAGAAAGATTGATGGCGGCAATAATGGAACATCAGGTGTATGACTCATTATCTGTCGCATTCGCGACGATTGTTGTGTCTCACCTCAAACTCTCGTTGAAACAACACCACACCGTACTAGTTCGTTCATTTCAAGGTTTTGCAAATAGTTCTTGTAGTGTCTGAGGGAATAACATAGTTCAAACAGTTGGTTGCAGCGGAAAAATGTGGATCCAGCAAGTAGTTCATCAAGGCAAAACTCGCTACTCCTAGATACAAACAGATTAAAAGGTCAAACTAACCAGCTCTGCACTAAAGAGAAGCAACCTTCAAGGCAGGACCGGCATCGGCACcaagaaggtgagtcaaCTTCTTCTGAGCGACCTCGACGGCTTCATCCCTGACAACGCTCTTAGCACCTTGCTGAAGAGCAACAGGGGCGGAACCATCCGTCAAGCCGAGCTGCTTGTCAGACCAGACGGGCTCAATCGCGGAAGCGTTGGGCATTCCGACACCAGCGCGGCCGCCGGCGGCCTTCCACTCCCTAATACGCTTCAAGCCAAGAGTATTGAAAACGTTGTCAATAGAGGAGACAAGGTGGGCAATCTGCTCGGTAGTGTGACCGGGAGTGGGAGTGATACGCAAGCGCTCCTCACCAACAGGGACAGTGGGATAGTTGATGGACTGAACGTAGATCTTGTGCTTGGCGAGAAGCATGTCGGAAGCCTCCTTGGCGAGGGCTGCGTCACCGACAAGTACAGGGATGATGTGAGAGGGGTTGGGCACGACAGGGATGTCAAGTTGGTTAAATTGACGCTTGACTTCACGGGTGTTGAGCTGCTGGAGACGGCGGTCTCCCATGAACTCTCGCTGGTAAGCGATGGACGCTTGAGCACCGGCGACGAtggcaggaggaagagaagtagtgaagatgaagccaGGGGCGTAAGACCGAACGACATCGACAAAGTCGGCAGAACCGGCAATGTAACCACCAACAACACCGTAGGCTTTACCAAGAGTGGCAGTAATGATATCGATTCGGTCCATGACGCTGCCCTTCACGGGCTCAGGGGAGTGACGGGTGGCGTGGTGAGCCTCAAAGTCAAGGTGTTCAGCAACACCAGCACCGTTGGGACCGTACATGCCGATGGCATGCACTTCATCAAGGAATGTGAGGGCGCCGTATTTGTCTGCAAGATCACAGATAGCTTCGATGGGAGCGACACTACCGCACATGGAGTAGACACTCTCAAAAGCAATGATCTTGGGAACTTCTTTGGGTACAGTCTTGAGCTTGGCCTCAAGGTCAGCCAAGTCATTGTGCTTCCAGATGACCTTTTTAGCGCCAGAGTGGCGGATACCTTGGATCATAGAAGCGTGGTTGCTTGCGTCGGAGAAGATGACACAGCCGGGAAGCTTGGCACCGATGGTGGCAAGGCAGGCATCATTGGCGACGTAGCAAGACGAAAACACAAGGGCGGCTTCTTTTCGGTGGAGAGAAGCTATCTCGTCTTCAAGGGCGAGATGAAGGGCGCCGTTACCGGCAATGTTCCTTGTACCACCAGCACCGGAGCCATAACGGTCAAGAGTACGTCTGTG is a window from the Cryptococcus neoformans var. neoformans JEC21 chromosome 2 sequence genome containing:
- a CDS encoding 5-aminolevulinate synthase, putative, with product MQVTSLLRFSGVCPFLGHSTPSSLRAMANTANSSVSALTATAMTCPMMGPKLASISAARTYASVAGAKEVQELHQNKNVTIDSTTTGAAAKCPHAKAARDVAVDAHRKAAAAGTFNYQGFYETELEKKHKDKSYRYFNNINRLAAKFPVAHTANTKDEVDVWCANDYLGMSRNPVVVGTMKRTLDRYGSGAGGTRNIAGNGALHLALEDEIASLHRKEAALVFSSCYVANDACLATIGAKLPGCVIFSDASNHASMIQGIRHSGAKKVIWKHNDLADLEAKLKTVPKEVPKIIAFESVYSMCGSVAPIEAICDLADKYGALTFLDEVHAIGMYGPNGAGVAEHLDFEAHHATRHSPEPVKGSVMDRIDIITATLGKAYGVVGGYIAGSADFVDVVRSYAPGFIFTTSLPPAIVAGAQASIAYQREFMGDRRLQQLNTREVKRQFNQLDIPVVPNPSHIIPVLVGDAALAKEASDMLLAKHKIYVQSINYPTVPVGEERLRITPTPGHTTEQIAHLVSSIDNVFNTLGLKRIREWKAAGGRAGVGMPNASAIEPVWSDKQLGLTDGSAPVALQQGAKSVVRDEAVEVAQKKLTHLLGADAGPALKVASL